CGAAGCGCTGAACCTTTTCGCCTCGGGCGCCGATCGCAGCCCGGAAAACGCTGAAAAGGTCTTTTTCGGCCTTCATCTCATGGCCGAAAAACGCGAGACCGAGGCATGGGCGCCCCTGCTCGCCGTGGCGATGGAGCGCGAGATTCTCTACGATATGATCGGCGACGCGACCTCGGAAACGCTCCCCGCTATCCTGCTCAGCCTTTATCCGGGCGATCTCGACGGGCTGAAAAAGCTGATCGAGGCGCCGCAGGCCGACGATTGGGGCCGCGTCGCGGCGCTCGAATGTTTTTCGGCTATCGCCGCGGATGGCCAGATTCCGATGGACGAGGCCGTGGCTTTTCTTTCCAAATGTTTCGAGACGCTGCAGCCCCGCGAAAACCACCCGGTCTGGTATGGCTGGCAGGGCTGCGTCGCGCTGCTGGGCCTGAGCGAACTGGAGCCGTCGGTCGCGCGCGCCTTCCGCCAGGGCCTGGTGGAGAAGAATGTCCTGACCTTCGAGGATTTCCAGGCCGATCTGCGCGCTAGCCGCGCCGCCGCCGACCGTCGCGAGCTTTTCGAAGAGCGGGGGATCAAGCCGATCGACGATGCGTTGGACGCCCTGGCCGTTTTCGACGTGGACGAGGACGACCTGCCCGAGGCGCCGGCGGAAAACCCCCTGAAGAATGTCGGCCGTAACGACCCTTGCCCCTGCGGTAGTGGCAAGAAATACAAAAAGTGCTGTTTGGCTGCGGAATGAGACGCGGCTTTCAAATCGAACGATGAGGCCATCATTGCGAGCAGATCTAAGCAATCCGTCGTCGTGTTTTGGCGGACTGAGTGGCGGATTGCTTCGTTACCGCCGTAATGACGGCCTTATTTGGTCGCGATAGTGACGATCTATTATTGATTTGTCTTATAGGGCATTTCCCCGGCTCGTTCCTTGCCTTCCGGCACGATCCTTGGCCTGGAACTTGCTTCAATCTTAGGCAAATTCATCCGGGGACCCATATGCCGCTTTATTCCTACAAATGCGCCGATTGCGGGAAGGAATCCGAACTTCTGATGCGTTCGGACGACAAAGCTGTCTGTCCGGCCTGCGGCGGCGAGAAGATGGAGCGCCTGCCCTCCTGGCTGGCGCCGGAGCTGAAATCCGACGCCATTCGCAAGTCATGGCGCGCGGCGGCGGCGCGCGAGGGCGACGCCAGCAATTTCAGCAAGGCGGAGCGCAACACTTTCAAGAAGTGACGCCGCCGCTCCCTGTTCAGTGCGCCGGGGCCTTCGCGCCATAATGATGGGCGACGATGGCGTCGGCGGTCTTGCCGACAATTTCCGCCAGATGGTCGAATTTCTGGGTGAATGAGCCGACGCCCGCCGTCGCCGAGCGCAATTCGACGATCAGCCCGTCCATTTCCGCCTCCGGGATCAGGGCGTTGAGCACGTCCCAGCCGTCCCAGCCCGGCCTTGCGTCATAGCCGAGGATCTGGCCGCGCCGGCCGGAAACGATCGCGGTCACGCGCGACAGGGCGTCGCTCGGCGTCGCGATTTCCACTTTCAGAATCGGCTCCAGCAGGACCGGACCGGCCTTGGCCAAAGCCTCCGACATGCCAATGCGGGCGGCGGTGCGGAAGGCCATGTCGGAGGAATCGACGGTGTGATAGGAGCCGTCGGTGAGGGTCACGGCGACGTCCACCACCGGGAAGCCCAGCGGTCCCTTCTCCATCGCGTCCTTGCAGCCTTCCTCGATGGCGCCGAAATAATTCCTCGGCACGGCGCCGCCATGGACGGTCTCGCTGAAGGAAAAACCCTCGCCGCG
This genomic interval from Candidatus Rhodoblastus alkanivorans contains the following:
- a CDS encoding DUF1186 domain-containing protein codes for the protein MNLVEIALNDLSGAETFPLDALMTLRQKWAEARGPLLEALNLFASGADRSPENAEKVFFGLHLMAEKRETEAWAPLLAVAMEREILYDMIGDATSETLPAILLSLYPGDLDGLKKLIEAPQADDWGRVAALECFSAIAADGQIPMDEAVAFLSKCFETLQPRENHPVWYGWQGCVALLGLSELEPSVARAFRQGLVEKNVLTFEDFQADLRASRAAADRRELFEERGIKPIDDALDALAVFDVDEDDLPEAPAENPLKNVGRNDPCPCGSGKKYKKCCLAAE
- a CDS encoding FmdB family zinc ribbon protein, translating into MPLYSYKCADCGKESELLMRSDDKAVCPACGGEKMERLPSWLAPELKSDAIRKSWRAAAAREGDASNFSKAERNTFKK